The Edwardsiella tarda ATCC 15947 = NBRC 105688 region GGTGGAGACAGCCTGGCCATCATTACGCCATTCGTGCAGGTCGGAACTTACCCGACAAGGAATTTCGCTACCTTAGGACCGTTATAGTTACGGCCGCCGTTTACTGGGGCTTCGATCAAGAGCTTCGCCTTGCGGCTGACCCCATCAATTAACCTTCCAGCACCGGGCAGGCGTCACACCCTATACGTCCACTTTCGTGTTTGCAGAGTGCTGTGTTTTTATTAAACAGTTGCAGCCAGCTGGTATCTTCGACTGGCTTCGGCTCCATCCGCGAGGGACTTCACCTACATGCCAGCGTGCCTTCTCCCGAAGTTACGGCACCATTTTGCCTAGTTCCTTCACCCGAGTTCTCTCAAGCGCCTTGGTATTCTCTACCTGACCACCTGTGTCGGTTTGGGGTACGATTCAGTGTTATCTAGAGCTTAGAGGCTTTTCCTGGAAGCAGGGCATTAACCACTTCAGCACCGTAGTGCCTCGTCATCACGCCTCAGTGTTAGAGATAACCGGATTTGCCAGGTCATCACACCTACACGCTTAAACCGGGACAACCGTCGCCCGGCCGGTCTAGCCTTCTCCGTCCCCCCCTTCGCAATAACACCAAGTACAGGAATATTAACCTGTTTCCCATCGACTACGCCTTTCGGCCTCGCCTTAGGGGTCGACTTACCCTGCCCCGATTAACGTTGGACAGGAACCCTTGGTCTTCCGGCGAGCGGGCTTTTCACCCGCTTTATCGTTACTTATGTCAGCATTCGCACTTCTGATACCTCCAGCAGCCCTCACAGGCCACCTTCACAGGCTTACAGAACGCTCCCCTACCCAACAACACATAGTGTCGCTGCCGCAGCTTCGGTGCATGGTTTAGCCCCGTTACATCTTCCGCGCAGGCCGACTCGACCAGTGAGCTATTACGCTTTCTTTAAATGATGGCTGCTTCTAAGCCAACATCCTGGCTGTCTGTGCCTTCCCACATCGTTTCCCACTTAACCATGACTTTGGGACCTTAGCTGGCGGTCTGGGTTGTTTCCCTCTTCACGACGGACGTTAGCACCCGCCGTGTGTCTCCCGTGATAACATTCTTCGGTATTCGTAGTTTGCATCGGGTTGGTAAGTCGGGATGACCCCCTAGCCGAAACAGTGCTCTACCCCCGAAGATGAGTTCACGAGGCGCTACCTAAATAGCTTTCGGGGAGAACCAGCTATCTCCCGGTTTGATTGGCCTTTCACCCCCAGCCACAAGTCATCCGCTAATTTTTCAACATTAGTCGGTTCGGTCCTCCAGTTAGTGTTACCCAACCTTCAACCTGCCCATGGCTAGATCACCGGGTTTCGGGTCTATACCTTGCAACTAGACGCCCAGTTAAGACTCGGTTTCCCTACGGCTCCCCTATTCGGTTAACCTTGCTACAAAATATAAGTCGCTGACCCATTATACAAAAGGTACGCAGTCACACCCCGAAGGATGCTCCCACTGCTTGTACGTACACGGTTTCAGGTTCTATTTCACTCCCCTCGCCGGGGTTCTTTTCGCCTTTCCCTCACGGTACTGGTTCACTATCGGTCAGTCAGGAGTATTTAGCCTTGGAGGATGGTCCCCCCATATTCAGACAGGATAACACGTGTCCCGCCCTACTCATCGAACTCACAGCTGTGCACCTTCGTGTACGGGGCTATCACCCGGTATCGCGCGACTTTCCAGACGCTTCCACTAATGCACAAACTGATTCAGGTTCTGGGCTCTTCCCCGTTCGCTCGCCGCTACTGGGGGAATCTCGGTTGATTTCTTTTCCTCAGGGTACTTAGATGTTTCAGTTCCCCTGGTTCGCCTCGTTAAGCTATGTATTCACTTAACGATAGTGCAACGGATTGCACTGGGTTTCCCCATTCGGACATCGCCGGCTAATAATGCTTCATATCAGCTCACCGACGCTTATCGCAGATTAGCACGTCCTTCATCGCCTCTGACTGCCTAGGCATCCACCGTGTACGCTTAGTCACTTAACCTCACAACCCGAAGGTGTTTCACTTCGTGCTGCAAGCATTTGAGAGACTCTCGAATCACTTATTAAAAGCAATTCGATTGTTTTCGAATTTTCAGCTTGTTCCAGATTGTTAAAGAGCAAAATATTTCACAACATGCTGATTTCTCAGTATGTTCTGAAATATGGTGGAGCTATGCGGGATCGAACCGCAGACCTCCTGCGTGCAAAGCAGGCGCTCTCCCAGCTGAGCTATAGCCCCATGACTTTACTGCCGATACCTTATTACCCGCTCCGCTTCACCCAGGAAGGGAGTTGGTAGGCCTGAGTGGACTCGAACCACCGACCTCACCCTTATCAGGGGTGCGCTCTAACCACCTGAGCTACAAGCCTGCATAAGGTATTTGCTCGTTGACATTTACCAGACAATCTGTGTGAGCACTACACAATATTTCGTATCTTCAGGTAAGGAGGTGATCCAACCGCAGGTTCCCCTACGGTTACCTTGTTACGACTTCACCCCAGTCATGAATCACAAAGTGGTAAGCGCCCTCCCGAAGGTTAAGCTACCTACTTCTTTTGCAACCCACTCCCATGGTGTGACGGGCGGTGTGTACAAGGCCCGGGAACGTATTCACCGTGGCATTCTGATCCACGATTACTAGCGATTCCGACTTCATGGAGTCGAGTTGCAGACTCCAATCCGGACTACGACGTACTTTATGAGGTCCGCTTGCTCTCGCGAGGTCGCTTCTCTTTGTATACGCCATTGTAGCACGTGTGTAGCCCTACTCGTAAGGGCCATGATGACTTGACGTCATCCCCACCTTCCTCCAGTTTATCACTGGCAGTCTCCTTTGAGTTCCCGGCCGAACCGCTGGCAACAAAGGATAAGGGTTGCGCTCGTTGCGGGACTTAACCCAACATTTCACAACACGAGCTGACGACAGCCATGCAGCACCTGTCTCAGCGTTCCCGAAGGCACTCCCGTATCTCTACAGGATTCGCTGGATGTCAAGAGTAGGTAAGGTTCTTCGCGTTGCATCGAATTAAACCACATGCTCCACCGCTTGTGCGGGCCCCCGTCAATTCATTTGAGTTTTAACCTTGCGGCCGTACTCCCCAGGCGGTCGATTTAACGCGTTAGCTTCGGAAGCCACGCCTCAAGGGCACAACCTCCAAATCGACATCGTTTACAGCGTGGACTACCAGGGTATCTAATCCTGTTTGCTCCCCACGCTTTCGCACCTGAGCGTCAGTCTTCGTCCAGGAGGCCGCCTTCGCCACCGGTATTCCTCCAGATCTCTACGCATTTCACCGCTACACCTGGAATTCTACCTCCCTCTACGAGACTCTAGCTTGCCAGTCTTGGATGCAGTTCCCAGGTTAAGCCCGGGGATTTCACATCCAACTTAACAAACCGCCTGCGTGCGCTTTACGCCCAGTAATTCCGATTAACGCTTGCACCCTCCGTATTACCGCGGCTGCTGGCACGGAGTTAGCCGGTGCTTCTTCTGTAGGTAACGTCAATTGCACGTGCTATTAACACGTACACCTTCCTCCCTACTGAAAGTACTTTACAACCCGAAGGCCTTCTTCATACACGCGGCATGGCTGCATCAGGCTTGCGCCCATTGTGCAATATTCCCCACTGCTGCCTCCCGTAGGAGTCTGGGACCGTGTCTCAGTTCCAGTGTGGCTGGTCATCCTCTCAGACCAGCTAGGGATCGTCGCCTAGGTGAGCCATTACCTCACCTACTAGCTAATCCCATCTGGGTTCATCTGATGGCATGAGGCCCGAAGGTCCCCCACTTTGGTCTTGCGACGTTATGCGGTATTAGCTACCGTTTCCAGTAGTTATCCCCCTCCATCAGGCAGATCCCCAGACATTACTCACCCGTCCGCCGCTCGTCAGCGGAGAAAGCAAGCTTTCTCCCTGCTACCGCTCGACTTGCATGTGTTAAGCCTGCCGCCAGCGTTCAATCTGAGCCATGATCAAACTCTTCAATTAAAAGCTTGATGCTCAAAGAAATTAAACTGTTTATTCGTAATGAATTAACTGCTGTCACTCTTCAAGACTTTAAATATTTTGGCATTCCGAGGAATGCTTAATACGAATCTTGCGAGTGCCCACACAGATTGTCTGATAATTTGTTAAAGAGCGTCGCCGCGAGAACTCGTTAAGTTGTCGTCGGCGTTGGCTGCGTATATTACGCTTTTCGCCCGCAGAGTCAAGCATTTATTTTTGCTTTCTCTGCCTGACTGGGCGACGTTGTTGTCGTTGTTCCCGGTCAGTGGTGGCGCATTATAGGGACTTCTCACGAGGTGACAAGTCTTAATTTTAAAAAATCTGCCGTTCGATTTATTTTTCAACAAATTTGATAAATTAGACGGTAGCTTTCGCGGATTCGTCCACAAAATGAGCAAAATCGCGTGCAAAATGGTCAACCTGCTGCCAGTCGGTATATTCGATCTCTTTCGTCGTATCCGTCTCGCCGCCAGTCATCTTCATAATCATCTTAATCATCACGCGATCTAGCCAACCATAGCGGGGATAACGCAATGCGCCCGCAAAGACGACACATTGTGTCGGTTGCCAAGGCGTCGCCAATAGAAACTTACGCGTATAACCATTGGTCTGCGGCGTCCGCTTTTCCGGTTTACGCGCCGTCAGGTTAATAGCAAAGAAGGCACTCGGCATGGTATTCAGTTGCTGAGCATGACGCTGAGCGAAACGGTACAATGTGCGAGGGAAGTGGCCATAACGCACCGCGGCCCCAATCGCGACGGCTTGATAAGCGCACAGATCGATATCTGCCGCCTGATCGAGATCTCGCAGCTCACATTCCAGCGTCTCGCTCATCGCCGTCACGATCGCCGTCGCGATGGCCTTGGTTTGCCCGTCATGGCTCGAGTACAGCACTAAGGTTTTCATACCTGACCCCTATTCCATCAGTTGCGCCAGAAGGTTGGCGTAAAGAGTACCAATAATGTAAAGACTTCCAAGCGGCCAAACAGCATGGTGACCACCAATATCCATTTAGCGGCATCATTCATCGAGGTAAAGTTATCGGCCACAACCCCGAGGCCGGGCCCAAGGTTATTCAACGTGGCCACCACCGCGGCAAACGCAGAGAAGTCATCCACTCCCGTCGCGATAATTGCCAGCATGCTGATGATAAAGACCAACGCATAAGCAGAGAAGAATCCCCATACGGCCTCCAAGATCCGCTCTGGTAAGGCGCGGTTACCCAGTTTGATGGTGTAGACCGCGTTAGGATGTACCAGACGTTTCAACTCACGCGACCCCTGCAAGAACAGAAGAAGAATACGGATAACCTTCAGCCCACCGCCCGTAGAACCGGCACAACCGCCGATAAACGCGGAACAGAGCAGCAAGACCGGTAGGAACAGTGGCCACTTGGCGATACTGTCAGTAGTAAACCCCGCGGTGGTGGCCATCGAGACGACCTGGAAGAAGGCCTGATTCACCGTTTGCCAACCGCTGGCATACACATTATGTAGCCATAGCACCAGCGTACATACGCTGACCAGCGTCAGTTGTACCACGATAAACATGCGAAACTCTGGGTCGCGCCAGTAGACCTTGGGGCTCCTTCCGCTGAGGAAGGCAAAATGCAGGCTGAAATTACAGCCAGAGATCAGTAAGAACACCGCGATGATGGTGTTGATGGTCGGGCTATTAAAGTAACCGATACTGGCATCATGGGTCGAAAAGCCGCCGATGGCGATGGTTGAAAAGCTGTGCGAGATAGCGTCGAACACATCCATTCCTGCCCCCCATAATGCGATGGCACAGGCGATAGTCAGCATCACATAGATCAGCCACAGGGTTTTCGCCGTCTCGGCAATGCGCGGCCGCATCTTATTATCTTTCAACGGTCCCGGCATCTCGGCCCGGTAAAGCTGTAGGCCACCGACGCCCAGGATCGGCAAGATGGCCACCGCCAACACGATGATCCCCATCCCCCCCAGCCATTGCAGCATCTGGCGGTAGAACAGTATCGCTTTGGGTAGCGAGTCCAAACCGACCAACGTGGTCGCCCCGGTGGTCGTCAACCCCGAGAATGATTCGAAGAAGGCATCGGTGACGCTGAGATTGGGGCGCTCAGAAAAGAGGAAGGGCAGCGCCCCGACACTCCCTAGCACAGTCCAAAACAACACGACGATAAGAAAACCTTCGCGTGGCTTCAGCTCGTGCTTCTGCTTACGCTGCGGCCACCAGAGCAGCAGGCCGATCCCGAGGGCGACGAAAAAGGTTTCCACAAAGGCGCGCCCGGCACCATCGCGATAGATGAGTGCCACCAACCCGGGAATAAACATAGTACCGGAGAAGAGAATAACCAGTAGGCCGACGATGCGAATGATGGCGCGAAAATGCATCCAGAAACATTCCTTGCTCAATGAGAACTCAATAACGGGAGAGCGCGGATTATTGCGAAGTTACCTGCAATTGCAATGCACCACGGCTGATGTTGCGGAGTTTCTCGCCGACCTCATCCTGACGGCCACACGGTAAACTAAGCTGCAGCATCACCTGTGCAGTGAACGAGCTACCCTGCACATGACCGCCGGCCTGCTCCACGATCCCTTCAACCTGCGCCAACTGGGCATAATCGCAACACAGGGTATAGTCCACCATCGGCACCCGCTGTTGGCAATGGAGCGCCTGCAACGCCTGCTGAACGCCGCTGCCATAGGCTCGGACCAGACCGCCCGTCCCCAGCTTGATCCCTCCGTAATAGCGCACGACTACCGCACAGATCTCTCCCACGCCGCTGCCCATCAGTTGGGCCAACATCGGCTTACCCGCCGTACCGGATGGCTCACCATCATCCGAGAACCCCAGTTGCTGAGTATCATCCGGCGCACCGGCCACAAATGCCCAACAGTGGTGGCGCGCATCGGGATGATTACGCTTTGTCTCCTGGATGAAGGCCTTCGCCGCCTCGACGCCCGGCGTATGAGCCAGCAACGTAATGAAGCGGCTTTTCTTAATCTCCTCGCAGACACTGACGGCCTGCGCAGGAATAGGGTACGGCTGTAACATCAGGCGAGATGCAGGTCGCGCGTCATGTTCTCTACGCCATTCGCATGGAAGATCACGTTATCTTCAATACGAATACCGCCATAGGGACGCAACGCCTCGATACGACGACGGTCGAAGTGATGGCCAAACTCACCCTCCAGCCACGGCGCCAACAACGTATCGATGAAATAAAGCCCCGGCTCGATGGTCATCACCATGCCTGGCTCCATGATGCGCGTACACCGCAGATAAGGATATTGCGCCGGCGCGGCCAGATGTGTCCCTTGCTCATCCTGCATAAAACCCGCGACATCGTGCACCTGCAGCCCGAGCGGATGCCCCAGGCCATGCGGCATAAACGGCGTGGTCAGCCCTTGCGCTACCGCTGCCTCATCGCTAATACCGGTCAGAATGTGATGCTGACGCAGAATCGCCGCCAGACGCTGATGGAACTGTAAATTATAGTCGCTATAGCGCACACCGCAGCGCAGGGTGGCGATCAGCGCCTGCTGTGCCTGATTAACGTCGGCAACCAGGGCGGCAAAGTCACTCTGCGCCTGTGCGGCGTAAGTTCGAGTCAAATCTGCGGCATAACCATTGAACTCCGCACCGGCATCGATCAGGAAACTCTGGATCTCGGCGGGGGCCCGGCGCTCTAAATGGGTATAGTGTAGGACAGCGGCATGCTGATTGAGGGCGACGATGTTGTCATAAGGGACATCGTTGTCGCCCTGCCCCGTCGCACTCAGATAAGCCAGGTTGATATCGAATTCACTCATCCCCGCACGGAAAGCCTCGAGCGCCGCCTGATGGCCGTCTACCGCGATCCGCTGCGCCTCACGCATACAAGCCTGCTCATACTCGCTCTTATAGGCACGGTGGTAATGCAGAAAATCCAGCACTGCTTGGGGATTCAGATTGGCCTCACTGATCCCTAGCGCCCGCGCCCGCTCACTATTCGGCCCAATATAGGCCACATTGTGACGCTCGCTTGGCAGTAGCGCGCCGATCTCATCGACCTGGCGCAGCGCCGTCATCTCCACCTGTTCCGTCCAGAAGGCCTGAGGAAGCGGAGAGACGCTATGCCAATAGTCTAATGGCGAATAGAACCATAGCTTAGGTTTATTGACGCCGTCGACCCACAGCCAGCTATGCGGCACCTGTGTCACCGGGACCCAGGCCTTAAAGTGCGGATTAACTTTAAAAGGGTAATCTTGATCATCCAGAAAGCGGCCAAGCGGTTCGCCAGAATGGATCAGTAAGCCATCCAGATTATGACGTTCCAGAATGGTGCGTGCGCGCTGTTGCAGTAGCGCGAGGTGCTTCGTGTAGAGCGAGGCCAAGGTATCCATGTCATTACCCTTTACAGACGTCGAATAGTGCCCATCTTAGCATAGGGTAGTGCACAAAATCCCCTCGCGGCGACCCGGCTAAAGAGGCGGCAATGCCCGAGATGCAGAGAGGGCGATGAGAGTGATACGGGGCAAAAAGCGGATCACGCTACCCCGCATCGCCATGAGCGGCAGACGTCCTACGTCTCCCGCTTGCTCGATCAGATAAACGCGAATGCGTCGCCGTAAATATGCTCCGGGTTAGCTTCCCGTTCATTACAGAAACGCTCACGGGCGATCTTCGCCATCTCGAAACGACCGGCGATATAGATATCGTGTTCGGCCAGCGAGCCGTAGTCTTGCATCACCGCGCTGATCACCGTCCCCGTTCGCCCCGCCCAGTCGGCCTCCGGCTGCTCTACCGTCGGGATGACCCGGAGATTCGGGTAACGCTCGCTCAGCCGCGATAACTCGTCCAGATCGTACAGATGCTTCAGTTCACGCCCCCCCCAATAGAGGGCAATCTCACGCTGCGGGTGTTGCGCCAACGCCATCAGCAAGATCGAACGGGTATAAGAAAATCCGGTTCCGCCGGCAATCAACACCAGAGGACGCTGACTATCCTCGCGCAGCCAGGCGTCACCGTGGGGCATATCGACACACAGCTCCCGATCGCGCAGGATACGATCCATGACCGCCATGGCGTAGAGATTCAATTCCGATGCGCCGATATGCAGTTCGATGCAGTCGCTCTGTAACGGTGTGGACGCCATGGAGAAGGGACGTTTATCCCGCTCATCCATCACCACCATCAGATATTGGCCGGCGCGAAAAGCGACCGCCTGCTCAGGCACCAGACGCACGCGATACACGGTATCCGTAATGGCATCTACTGAAGTAACTTTACAGCTCAACATTGTCATGTGATTACTCTATCGGCTCATGCGCACAGCGTTGAAACTACTGTGCATCCTCATCATCGTTAGCAAAAATGTTCAACTCGTTCCAAATGGCGTCGACTCTCTCCCGTACACGCTCATCCATCACGATGGGTCTCCCCCACTCCCGCTGTGTCTCTCCCGGCCACTTATTGGTCGCATCCAGCCCCATTTTCGAGCCTAAACCGGATACCGGAGAAGCAAAGTCCAGATAATCAATCGGGGTATTTTCCACTAATAGCGTATCACGCGCTGGATCCATTCGTGTCGTCAATGCCCAAATCACATCCTGCCAATCGCGGGCATTGATATCATCGTCACAAACAATCACAAATTTGGTGTACATAAATTGGCGAAGGAATGACCACACGCCCATCATCACCCGCTTAGCATGGCCAGGATACTGCTTTTTCATCGTCACCACCGCCATGCGGTAGGAGCATCCCTCAGGGGGGAGGTAAAAGTCGACAATCTCGGGAAACTGCTTCTGCAAGATGGGAACGAAGACCTCGTTCAGCGCCAGACCTAACACCGCAGGCTCATCCGGTGGCCGTCCGGTATAGGTCGAATGGTAAATCGGCTGTTCACGCCGGGTCAGATGAGTGACGGTAAAGACCGGGAAACGCTCCACCTCATTGTAGTAGCCGGTGTGGTCTCCATAAGGCCCCTCAGGAGCCAACTCACCCGCCTCGATATACCCCTCCAACACGATCTCGGCGCTGGCGGGCACCTCCAGATCGCAGGAAAGACACTTCACCACTTCACTCTTATGGCCGCGTAGCAAACCGGCAAACGCATACTCTGAAAGGGTATCCGGTACCGGCGTCACCGCAGCCAGCAGTGTCGCCGGGTCAGCCCCTAACGCGACCGCGACGGGAAAGCGCTCCCCGGGATGCGCCTGACACCACTCCTGAAAATCTAGCGCCCCGCCACGATGCGAGAGCCAGCGCATGATCAGTTTATTCTTACCCAATACCTGCTGACGATAGATCCCCAGATTCTGGCGGCTCTTATGTGGCCCCCGCGTCACCGTCAGCCCCCAAGAGACCAAGGGAGCGACATCTTCCGGCCAGCAATGCATCACCGGCAATGTCGCCAGATCAACCTCATCGCCTTGATAGACGCGCTCTTGGCAGGGCGCCTTGCTCAGACGCTTGGTCGGCATATTTAAAATCTGCTTAAACTGAGGCAGCTTATCCACCAGATC contains the following coding sequences:
- the hemG gene encoding menaquinone-dependent protoporphyrinogen IX dehydrogenase → MKTLVLYSSHDGQTKAIATAIVTAMSETLECELRDLDQAADIDLCAYQAVAIGAAVRYGHFPRTLYRFAQRHAQQLNTMPSAFFAINLTARKPEKRTPQTNGYTRKFLLATPWQPTQCVVFAGALRYPRYGWLDRVMIKMIMKMTGGETDTTKEIEYTDWQQVDHFARDFAHFVDESAKATV
- the trkH gene encoding Trk system potassium transporter TrkH produces the protein MHFRAIIRIVGLLVILFSGTMFIPGLVALIYRDGAGRAFVETFFVALGIGLLLWWPQRKQKHELKPREGFLIVVLFWTVLGSVGALPFLFSERPNLSVTDAFFESFSGLTTTGATTLVGLDSLPKAILFYRQMLQWLGGMGIIVLAVAILPILGVGGLQLYRAEMPGPLKDNKMRPRIAETAKTLWLIYVMLTIACAIALWGAGMDVFDAISHSFSTIAIGGFSTHDASIGYFNSPTINTIIAVFLLISGCNFSLHFAFLSGRSPKVYWRDPEFRMFIVVQLTLVSVCTLVLWLHNVYASGWQTVNQAFFQVVSMATTAGFTTDSIAKWPLFLPVLLLCSAFIGGCAGSTGGGLKVIRILLLFLQGSRELKRLVHPNAVYTIKLGNRALPERILEAVWGFFSAYALVFIISMLAIIATGVDDFSAFAAVVATLNNLGPGLGVVADNFTSMNDAAKWILVVTMLFGRLEVFTLLVLFTPTFWRN
- a CDS encoding IMPACT family protein, with the translated sequence MLQPYPIPAQAVSVCEEIKKSRFITLLAHTPGVEAAKAFIQETKRNHPDARHHCWAFVAGAPDDTQQLGFSDDGEPSGTAGKPMLAQLMGSGVGEICAVVVRYYGGIKLGTGGLVRAYGSGVQQALQALHCQQRVPMVDYTLCCDYAQLAQVEGIVEQAGGHVQGSSFTAQVMLQLSLPCGRQDEVGEKLRNISRGALQLQVTSQ
- the pepQ gene encoding Xaa-Pro dipeptidase — its product is MDTLASLYTKHLALLQQRARTILERHNLDGLLIHSGEPLGRFLDDQDYPFKVNPHFKAWVPVTQVPHSWLWVDGVNKPKLWFYSPLDYWHSVSPLPQAFWTEQVEMTALRQVDEIGALLPSERHNVAYIGPNSERARALGISEANLNPQAVLDFLHYHRAYKSEYEQACMREAQRIAVDGHQAALEAFRAGMSEFDINLAYLSATGQGDNDVPYDNIVALNQHAAVLHYTHLERRAPAEIQSFLIDAGAEFNGYAADLTRTYAAQAQSDFAALVADVNQAQQALIATLRCGVRYSDYNLQFHQRLAAILRQHHILTGISDEAAVAQGLTTPFMPHGLGHPLGLQVHDVAGFMQDEQGTHLAAPAQYPYLRCTRIMEPGMVMTIEPGLYFIDTLLAPWLEGEFGHHFDRRRIEALRPYGGIRIEDNVIFHANGVENMTRDLHLA
- the fre gene encoding NAD(P)H-flavin reductase, encoding MTMLSCKVTSVDAITDTVYRVRLVPEQAVAFRAGQYLMVVMDERDKRPFSMASTPLQSDCIELHIGASELNLYAMAVMDRILRDRELCVDMPHGDAWLREDSQRPLVLIAGGTGFSYTRSILLMALAQHPQREIALYWGGRELKHLYDLDELSRLSERYPNLRVIPTVEQPEADWAGRTGTVISAVMQDYGSLAEHDIYIAGRFEMAKIARERFCNEREANPEHIYGDAFAFI
- the ubiD gene encoding 4-hydroxy-3-polyprenylbenzoate decarboxylase translates to MKYRDLREFIELLEQRGELKRIQHPIDPYLEMTEIADRTLRAGGPALLFENPKGYDIPVLCNLFGTPQRVALGMGQEEVGALRDVGKLLAFLKEPEPPKGFRDLVDKLPQFKQILNMPTKRLSKAPCQERVYQGDEVDLATLPVMHCWPEDVAPLVSWGLTVTRGPHKSRQNLGIYRQQVLGKNKLIMRWLSHRGGALDFQEWCQAHPGERFPVAVALGADPATLLAAVTPVPDTLSEYAFAGLLRGHKSEVVKCLSCDLEVPASAEIVLEGYIEAGELAPEGPYGDHTGYYNEVERFPVFTVTHLTRREQPIYHSTYTGRPPDEPAVLGLALNEVFVPILQKQFPEIVDFYLPPEGCSYRMAVVTMKKQYPGHAKRVMMGVWSFLRQFMYTKFVIVCDDDINARDWQDVIWALTTRMDPARDTLLVENTPIDYLDFASPVSGLGSKMGLDATNKWPGETQREWGRPIVMDERVRERVDAIWNELNIFANDDEDAQ